Proteins encoded by one window of Lepeophtheirus salmonis chromosome 3, UVic_Lsal_1.4, whole genome shotgun sequence:
- the LOC121115015 gene encoding uncharacterized protein, protein MSLGNPLDPCIQDYEDYIKKEFAVVEELFTPAFEVEETKLWCKEEDEEDQLGAVPELDDLMDTSEASPDVIIPDLFQDLADLNSSDFFEEFSSQSKDSLSDVESFLGPCPTLEEEDGLRSDIMWSSACLNEELPISSSNHNSSSSKRPRRDSTLSLMECAQNLFRDFELSGFPLMDTPLPSSEDDDEEEIDVVSFEQQWNHLNPHSHHHSHSHSHSHHHHHSKHHHHAKPSSNNTVTRLSTVRTNPGRSLLKSQQQPPIPVMDHGFGDHSYHSVVQPNAASAPMGILTPTESEDDEETTLNKSKNPPTIVKAVQSLIKAKSPPINTSSPNSSSSKDNVKFKFRMKFKSNNSTSSSPSSSNSSSSDNSLLRTSCKRKSASNNTYCPPPPSTPTKSSASRNLNESFSKSSSPSSLKTTSSSKRSSHGGGGHNSCNNNNSGNNNNSSSRHSISEAKCREVRDLHNSMERQRRVDLRNNFDQLKVVVPELKDAEKASKLNILNKSAEYCKYLTSTDIRLRKEKEQLMNRNAALTQRLSQLRNVVDRKYQQHRLTEKKRSSNTATSSTHPQPIRTLA, encoded by the coding sequence ATGAGTTTAGGGAATCCGCTAGATCCGTGTATACAAGACTATGAAGATTATATAAAGAAGGAGTTTGCAGTGGTGGAAGAGCTCTTCACTCCGGCCTTTGAAGTGGAGGAAACGAAACTCTGGTGCAAGGAGGAGGACGAAGAAGATCAACTCGGCGCTGTTCCCGAGTTGGATGATCTCATGGACACATCCGAGGCTTCTCCAGACGTGATCATCCCTGATCTTTTCCAAGATCTTGCAGATCTCAACAGCTCCGACTTCTTTGAGGAATTCAGCAGTCAAAGTAAGGACAGTTTGTCTGATGTGGAGAGTTTCCTTGGTCCTTGCCCCACTCTGGAGGAAGAAGATGGACTCCGCTCCGACATCATGTGGTCCTCAGCCTGCCTTAATGAAGAGCTCCCCATATCCAGCTCCAATCACAACTCCTCCTCTTCCAAGCGGCCCCGACGAGACTCCACACTCAGCCTCATGGAATGCGCACAAAATCTCTTCAGAGACTTTGAGCTCTCCGGCTTTCCTCTCATGGATACGCCGCTTCCATCCTCCGAGGACGATGATGAAGAAGAGATTGATGTTGTGTCCTTCGAGCAACAGTGGAATCATCTCAACCCTCATTCCCATCATCACTCTCACTCCCATTCCCACTCGCACCATCACCATCATAGCAAACATCATCATCATGCAAAGCCCAGTAGCAACAACACCGTGACACGCCTCTCCACCGTCCGAACCAATCCGGGAAGAAGTTTACTTAAATCACAACAGCAGCCTCCTATACCTGTCATGGATCACGGATTTGGAGATCATAGCTATCACAGTGTCGTTCAGCCCAATGCTGCATCTGCTCCCATGGGTATTCTTACACCTACAGAAAGTGAAGACGACGAAGAAACTACTCTCAACAAGAGCAAGAATCCACCAACCATCGTCAAAGCTGTTCAATCCCTCATCAAGGCCAAGTCGCCACCAATCAACACCTCTTCACCTAACTCTTCCTCCTCCAAAGATAATGTGAAATTTAAGTTTCGAATGAAGTTCAAGTCCAACAACAGCACCTCTTCTTCTCCATCGTCATCCAATAGTTCTTCTTCAGATAACTCTTTACTTCGGACATCCTGCAAAAGAAAATCCGCATCCAACAACACTTATTGTCCTCCACCTCCATCCACACCCACCAAGTCATCAGCATCTCGCAATCTAAATGAATCTTTTTCAAAGTCCTCCTCGCCCTCTTCACTGAAAACAACCTCATCATCTAAAAGATCTAGCCATGGCGGAGGAGGTCACAAtagttgtaataataataacagtggCAACAATAACAACAGCAGTAGTAGACATTCTATAAGTGAGGCCAAGTGTCGTGAAGTTAGAGACTTGCACAACTCCATGGAGCGCCAAAGACGAGTTGACCTTAGGAacaattttgatcaattaaaagtCGTTGTACCCGAGCTAAAGGATGCTGAAAAAGCTTCCAAACTGAACATACTCAACAAGTCAGCGGAATACTGCAAGTACCTCACATCAACAGATATCCgattgagaaaagaaaaagagcaaTTAATGAACCGAAATGCTGCCTTAACCCAAAGATTAAGTCAACTGAGAAATGTCGTTGATCGAAAATACCAGCAACATCGATTGACTGAGAAAAAGAGAAGTAGTAATACTGCGACATCAAGTACACATCCGCAACCTATACGGACATTAGCTTAA